One window of the Piliocolobus tephrosceles isolate RC106 chromosome 17, ASM277652v3, whole genome shotgun sequence genome contains the following:
- the LOC111541392 gene encoding 60S ribosomal protein L26-like, with the protein MKFNPFVTSDRSKNRKRHFNAPSHIRRKIMSSPLSKELRQKYNVRSMPIRKDDEVQVVRGHYKGQQIGKVVQVYRKKYVIYIERVQREKANGTTVHVGIHPSKVVITRLKLDKDRKKILERKAKSRQVGKEKGK; encoded by the coding sequence ATGAAGTTTAATCCCTTTGTGACTTCCGACCGAAGCAAGAATCGCAAAAGGCATTTCAATGCACCTTCCCACATTCGCAGGAAGATTATGTCTTCCCCTCTTTCCAAAGAGCTGAGACAGAAATACAACGTGCGATCTATGCCCATCCGAAAGGATGATGAAGTTCAGGTTGTAAGAGGACACTATAAAGGTCAGCAAATTGGCAAAGTAGTCCAGGTTTACAGGAAGAAATATGTTATCTACATTGAACGGGTGCAGAGGGAGAAGGCTAATGGCACAACTGTCCACGTAGGCATTCACCCCAGCAAGGTGGTTATCACTAGGCTAAAACTGGACAAAGACCGCAAAAAGATCCTTGAACGGAAAGCCAAGTCTCGCCaagtaggaaaggaaaagggcaaaTAG